GCGGCCCGCCGGCGCGGCACCCGCCGTCTTGTCAGGTACCTGCTTCTGCGGAGAGGTGGGGATCTGCGTGTCCGGCGCGCCGGTCGAGATGGGCTATTGCCATTGTGCGTCCTGCAGGACCTATTCCGGCGCTCCATTCGTGACCTATGCGCTCTTTACCGAAGATCAGTTCACCGTGACAGCGGGCATGGATCTTCTTGGCAGCTGCAACAAGACTGGCATGAGCGCCCGGCGCTTCTGCCTGCGTTGCGGCGGCCACGTGATGACCGAACATCCGGGCATGGGCTTCACCGACATCCACGCCCCGATTCTGCCGGACCTTCATTTCCGGCCCGTCTGGCATCTCAACTATGCCGAGGCAGTGCTGCCAGTTCGTGACGGGCTGCCTAAGCTGCGGGACTTTCCGGCCCATGCCGGCGGCTCTGGCGAGAGGCTTACGGAATAGGTGCACAGCCTCCAAAGCCGCACTGCAGGATACTCGAAAGAGATGGAGAACGACGGCATGCGTCTTGGAACAATGGAGCGATGTGTCGTGCTGCTGAACTATAAAGGTGACCGGGCTATTGGCAATGCATGGCGCGAGTAGCGTATCGGCCCAATGCCTGCCCAAGGTTTTTTGCTCAACGTCTTTGAAGCGAGAGTGCCGACAGTCCGTGAACAACCGGAAGGCCCAGGCTTAGGGCCTTCCGCTTCTTTCGCCAGTACTTGTTGCGGGCATCACGCGGGTTCGCCGAGCCGATTGAGGATTTCAATCAAGGCCGGCGAAAGATCCGTGTGGTGATGCGCCAATTTCCACTCTCCACTCTCCCGCCGATAGACATTCGTCACGCGGTGATGGATCGGCGCCTCGCGACCACCGATGATCAGGGTCCCGGTCTCCACGCCCGATTCGACGGCCATGTCAGACCCTGCGTCGATCGATTGGTCGACGAGACGGATCTCTCCTCCGCCAGCGATTTCCGCGAGCTTGGAAAAGGAAGCGATCACGGTGTCATATCCGGCGTCACGACCCCCAATGGGGTGCTGCGCGGATACACTGCCACCACGCGCCCAGACATGCGCCATAGGCGCAGCATCGCCGTTGGTCATGCGGTTCAGCGCGGCGTAGAATCTTTCGGAAGCGCTGCAGATATCGTTCTTTGCGGACATGGTTGAACCTCCTGGCTCGGGGTGAGCGATGCCGTTCCCGGCTTGTGTCGGATGCAGTCTCACCAAGTGATGACGTGTGTTCGTTTCAGGTTGCGGGCTCTTCGGTCCCTGACTTGACCGCGGCGAAGAACTCCGCGCGCGGGTTTGTCTTCGGATAGGGCTCATCCGGGACCTCAACCGAAAGAAAGCGACAGAGCGGCTCCCAGCCGTCGCGTGCATCGAAAACGAGCGTCTGGCCGCTGGCCTCCAGATCACGTGCCGCCGCCACATTTGCGCGATAAGCCGCCAGAACACCCTCCCGATCCGTCGCGCCGCCCAGCGCCTTGCCGACAATCACCTTTTCGATCATCTTAAACCACGGACGCGCTCCATCTGGCCATGAGGCCTTGTCGAGGATCAGCGGCAGGATGGTCTGGGAAAAGCTCGCGTACCAGTCCTCGGGATCGCGATGCGAAAGGATGACCCTCGCGCTCGGATTGGCCGCAAGCGCGTCCGGCCAGAAAGCCGCGACCGGAAAGTCCACGGCCGAGCGGAAACTTGAGAATATCCGGGCGAAGTCCGGGCGCCCGTCTGCGGCTTCCGACCAAAGCCGGACCTGCTTGGGGTCGCCGATCACTTCGGACATGTGATGGCAGGGGCCGTAGCCCAACCGCTCCAGCGCCGACTTCAGGGAATAAGTCCCCGTCCGCCCGAAGCCCGCACCGATGATATCGAGTGCCATGGCGTCTGATCTCCTATATGAATACGATCAATTGCGATCGCTTGATGGACTCCAAGTAAAGGAAGCGTGGCCCAAATGTGCTATGTTTGTCGAACGAAACGATTTCATATCACATGAACGAAATCGATTTACATCGCGTGGACCTCAATCTCCTCGTCGTGTTCGAGGTGCTCATGGAGACTCGGAGTGTCACCGCAACCGCTGAAAAGATCGGGCGCACGCAGTCGGCCGTGAGCCACTCCCTCGCGAGGCTGCGGCAGCAGCTTCGCGATCCGCTGCTGGTCCGGGTCGGCGGGAAGATGGTGCCAAGCCCGTTCGCCGAGACGCTCATCGAGGATGTTCGGCCCATCCTTCGCGGCATCCGACGTGTGATCGCGCCGCGAAGCCTGTTCGATCCTGCCACGAGCGACCGTGTCTTTCGGATCGCCATGCCGACGCTCACGAAGGTCATCGCGGAGGTATCCGCCCGGGTCGAGGCCGAAGCGCCCAATGTGAAGGTTGAATGGCTGCCCGCACACCATGACGTCTACGCCGCGCTGAGCGAGGGGCTCATTGACCTCGCCCACCTCGGCGGCGAGCCGCGTCTGCCCGACGGGCTTGAAGAGCAGATCATGGAGCCGTTCTCCTGGGTGACTTTCGCGCGGCGTGGTCACCCGGCGTGCGACGCGTGGGGGATCGATGCCTGGCGCCGCTACCCACATCTCATGGTAAACGTGACGCGGTCGTCGCAGAGCCCGTTCCCGGTTTCCATTCAGGCGGATGTCGGTGCGCGTCGCGTCAGCGCCATGATCGGGGATTCCGCGGGCGTCGCCTCGCTGCTCGCGAACTCCGACTTCCTTGCGACTTTCCCGGCGATACTGCTTGCCTGGGAGTTGGAACCCCATGGGCTTCGCGCGATGAGGCCGCCCGTCGATCTGGGCCCGGTTCTCGTCCGGTTCTTTTGGAGCTCTCGGCTGGCCAACGATGCCGGAGGTATCTGGATAAGGTCGATCGTGATCGAGGCCTATCGGCGATTGCAGGCTGAGGCAGAGGCAATGCTGAATGTGGACAATCTGCTTCAGACCACAACCGATTGAAGGGCCTGTAGCCTCCGTCTCTTGGCACTGAGGGTACGCAGTGAGTTGCTGAACAAGCGGGCCCCAATCTCGCGGCGCGCGACCTGACGTCGCACTTTGCGGGCCTGCAGGCACAATTCGGCAGCCGAAATCGCATCTAGCACCCGGTTTTTGGTAATTTTTTTTGACCGGTTCGCGTAAGTGCATTAATCATGCGGCATCGCCTTCGATCCACAGAGGGGTGGCTTGGAGGGCAGGCCGTTCATCCCAAAGACCGGCTTTGCCTCTCCGTCGGGACCATTGCCCGATTGCTGCCGATAGGATGAAATGGACAGGGCGGTTAACCGAAGACCGGGCTGTTTAAGGGAGGTAAGTATGACGGAACAGAAACTGGACCGCAGGTCCTTTCTGAGAAAATCGGCGTTTGTCGGGACCGCATCTGCCAGTGCGCTTGCTGCGCCGGCGGTGCTCGCGCAGTCGCCGCTTGTGGTGAAGATGCAGACGTCCTGGCCGGCCTCTGACATCTGGATGGACTTCGCGCGCCAGTACACTACGCGTGTCGAGGAGATGTCGGGGGGACGACTGTCGGTCGACCTGCTGCCGGCAGGCGCGGTCGTAGCGGCGTTCCAGGTGATGGACGGCGTCAATGACGGCGTCCTCGATGCTGCGCATACCGTGCCGGTCTACTGGTACGGAAAGCATAAGGCGGCGTCGTTCTTCGGGACGGGTCCCGTCTGGGGCGGTTCTGCCACGACGATGCTGAGCTGGTTCTACCAGGGCGGCGGCGACGAACTTTACCGCGAGTTGACGCAGGACATCCTGGGCCTGAACGTCTACGGCTTCATGGGCTTCCCAATGTTCGCGCAGCCGTTCGGCTGGTTCAAAGGTGAAGTGAATACTGTGGCTGACCTTCAGGGCTTCAAGTACCGCACCGTGGGTCTCGCCGCCGACCTCATGCAGGCGATGGGCATGTCGGTCGCCCAGCTTCCGGGCGGTGAGATCGTTCCGGCGATGGAGCGCGGCGTGATCGACGCCTTCGAGTTCAACAACCCGTCTTCGGACATGCGCTTCGGCGCCCAGGACGTCGCGAAGAACTACTACCTGTCGTCCTACCATCAGGCCTCGGAGAGCTTCGAGTTCCTGTTCAACAAGGACTTCTTCGACGATCTGGAACCGGACCTTCAGGCAATCTTGAAATACGGTGTGGAGGCTGCCTCTACCGCCAACACCGCAAGCGCGATGGACAACTACTCGTCCGACCTGCAGAAGCTTGTGAGCGAGCATGGCGTGAAGGTCCACCGCACCTCCAAGGACATTCTCGACGGAGAGCTGAAGGCCTGGGACGGTCTGATCGAGGAACTGGGCAAGGATGAGTACATGAAGCGCGTGATGGACAGCCAGCGCGCCTGGGTCGAACGTGTGACCTACTACGAACTCATGAACGCGCCCGACTACGCGCTAGCCTATGATCACTACTTCCCGGGCAAGATCGCGCTCTGATCGGATTTGACGCTGCACGATAAAAGGCCCGGCGGTTCTTCCGCCGGGCTTGCCAACGAAACTGGCGCGGAAATCTGATCGATGCTGAGATTCATCCGGTTCGCGGACACGCTGTCCGCCTGGTTCGGCAAGGCCTTCGCCTGGCTTATCGTCTTGATGGCGGTGGGGACGGGATACGAGGTCTTCGTCCGCTACGTCTTGAACAGCCCGACGGCCTGGGCGCTCGACGTCTCGTTCATCATGTACGGAACGCTGTTCATGATGGGCGGCGCCTATACGCTGTCGCGCGGCGGCCATGTCCGGGGCGATTTTCTCTACCGGCTCTGGCAGCCCAGAACCCAAGCAAAGGTCGATCTGGTCCTGTATTTCATCTTCTTCTTCCCCGGCGTGACCGCGCTTATTCTCACCGGCTGGAAATACGCCGCGCGCAGCTGGAGTTACACCGAGGTTTCGGTCAACAGCCCGGCCGGGGTTCCGATCTTCCAGTTCAAGTCGGTGATGGTCGCCGCCGGCATTTTGCTGTTCATTCAGGGCATTGCCCAGATCTGCCGCTGCATTATCGCCATCCGCACCAATGAATGGGTCGAGGCAGAAGAGGATGTGATGGAAACCGAGGACATTCTCATCAAGAAAGCCCATGAGGCTGAGTCCGGAGGCCACATATGACCGACCCTCACGTGGCCATCATGATGCTAGGGTTGTTCATCCTGATCGTCTTCCTCGGCTTCCCCATCGCCTTCACGCTGATGGCGATGGGCATCGGATTCGGTTACTACGCCTATTTCGACGAGGGCCGGATGTGGCGGTCCTACAACCGGCTGGACGAAACAGCGAGCTGGTGGGACTCGACGTCGCTCTGGATCGAGGGGTTCCTCAACAACCGGATCTTCGACCTCTTCATAAACCAGACCTACACGGTGATGTCGAACGAAGTCCTGACGGCCGTGCCCTTGTTTCTTTTCATGGGCTATATCGTTGAACGCGCGAATATCGTCGATCGGCTGTTCTCGACGCTGAACATCGCGTCGAAGAACGTTCCCGGTTCGATGGGCGTCGCTGCGCTGATCACCTGCGCGCTCTTCGCGACTGCGACAGGGATTGTCGGCGCGGTTGTGACGCTCATGGGGCTATTGGCATTGCCTGCGATGCTGAAGGCACGC
The Defluviimonas aquaemixtae DNA segment above includes these coding regions:
- a CDS encoding GFA family protein, translating into MTLKDTIAAGRPAGAAPAVLSGTCFCGEVGICVSGAPVEMGYCHCASCRTYSGAPFVTYALFTEDQFTVTAGMDLLGSCNKTGMSARRFCLRCGGHVMTEHPGMGFTDIHAPILPDLHFRPVWHLNYAEAVLPVRDGLPKLRDFPAHAGGSGERLTE
- a CDS encoding nuclear transport factor 2 family protein; this translates as MSAKNDICSASERFYAALNRMTNGDAAPMAHVWARGGSVSAQHPIGGRDAGYDTVIASFSKLAEIAGGGEIRLVDQSIDAGSDMAVESGVETGTLIIGGREAPIHHRVTNVYRRESGEWKLAHHHTDLSPALIEILNRLGEPA
- a CDS encoding sulfotransferase family protein, producing MALDIIGAGFGRTGTYSLKSALERLGYGPCHHMSEVIGDPKQVRLWSEAADGRPDFARIFSSFRSAVDFPVAAFWPDALAANPSARVILSHRDPEDWYASFSQTILPLILDKASWPDGARPWFKMIEKVIVGKALGGATDREGVLAAYRANVAAARDLEASGQTLVFDARDGWEPLCRFLSVEVPDEPYPKTNPRAEFFAAVKSGTEEPAT
- a CDS encoding LysR family transcriptional regulator, whose amino-acid sequence is MNEIDLHRVDLNLLVVFEVLMETRSVTATAEKIGRTQSAVSHSLARLRQQLRDPLLVRVGGKMVPSPFAETLIEDVRPILRGIRRVIAPRSLFDPATSDRVFRIAMPTLTKVIAEVSARVEAEAPNVKVEWLPAHHDVYAALSEGLIDLAHLGGEPRLPDGLEEQIMEPFSWVTFARRGHPACDAWGIDAWRRYPHLMVNVTRSSQSPFPVSIQADVGARRVSAMIGDSAGVASLLANSDFLATFPAILLAWELEPHGLRAMRPPVDLGPVLVRFFWSSRLANDAGGIWIRSIVIEAYRRLQAEAEAMLNVDNLLQTTTD
- a CDS encoding TRAP transporter substrate-binding protein, which gives rise to MTEQKLDRRSFLRKSAFVGTASASALAAPAVLAQSPLVVKMQTSWPASDIWMDFARQYTTRVEEMSGGRLSVDLLPAGAVVAAFQVMDGVNDGVLDAAHTVPVYWYGKHKAASFFGTGPVWGGSATTMLSWFYQGGGDELYRELTQDILGLNVYGFMGFPMFAQPFGWFKGEVNTVADLQGFKYRTVGLAADLMQAMGMSVAQLPGGEIVPAMERGVIDAFEFNNPSSDMRFGAQDVAKNYYLSSYHQASESFEFLFNKDFFDDLEPDLQAILKYGVEAASTANTASAMDNYSSDLQKLVSEHGVKVHRTSKDILDGELKAWDGLIEELGKDEYMKRVMDSQRAWVERVTYYELMNAPDYALAYDHYFPGKIAL
- a CDS encoding TRAP transporter small permease subunit, coding for MLRFIRFADTLSAWFGKAFAWLIVLMAVGTGYEVFVRYVLNSPTAWALDVSFIMYGTLFMMGGAYTLSRGGHVRGDFLYRLWQPRTQAKVDLVLYFIFFFPGVTALILTGWKYAARSWSYTEVSVNSPAGVPIFQFKSVMVAAGILLFIQGIAQICRCIIAIRTNEWVEAEEDVMETEDILIKKAHEAESGGHI